A genomic region of Chitinivorax tropicus contains the following coding sequences:
- a CDS encoding flagellar hook protein FlgE, which translates to MIDTIFIGMSGLSSYSRGLKVISNNVTNLNTPGFKSSQLQFADLFYQGSQQGLGEGRTGHGVGTFGTNLNFKTGDIRSTGNELDLAVDGQGFFVLKDAKDKLIYTKAGQFDFNADGVLVSRNGGERVMALAEGGRLDEIRLDGKRTNPPQASTKLVLSGNLNPSSTTYTMENVGVFDSAGQQHQLKLTFTKEANNTSDPITWTVVATEGSATVASGSFKIKDLKPMAGADTIDLKFTPAGAVPSTAVLTLGPDVRGDVLGATSSLSISQKDGFASGSLIKRTFDADGKLVLTYSNGQTDKPFQLALAEVSDTRELVQEGANQFLIKNQNALSYHIAGNGKDRIIGGSVEVSNVDLSQEFSDLILNQRGYQASSQMVSTANEMIQQLFDMKGHR; encoded by the coding sequence ATGATTGATACCATTTTTATTGGGATGTCAGGTTTATCCAGCTATTCCCGTGGTTTGAAGGTGATTAGCAATAATGTCACCAATCTGAATACGCCTGGCTTCAAAAGTTCACAGCTTCAGTTTGCCGATCTGTTCTATCAGGGCAGTCAGCAAGGTTTGGGGGAAGGAAGAACAGGACACGGAGTTGGAACATTTGGTACCAACCTCAATTTCAAGACGGGTGACATTCGAAGCACTGGCAACGAGCTCGATTTGGCGGTTGATGGTCAAGGATTCTTTGTATTGAAGGATGCCAAAGATAAGTTGATTTATACCAAGGCTGGCCAATTTGATTTCAACGCTGATGGTGTATTGGTCAGCCGCAATGGGGGGGAGAGGGTCATGGCGCTGGCGGAAGGGGGGCGTCTGGATGAGATCCGTCTGGATGGGAAACGTACCAATCCGCCTCAAGCCTCAACCAAGCTGGTTTTATCGGGCAACTTGAATCCTTCATCAACCACCTACACAATGGAAAATGTTGGGGTGTTCGACTCTGCGGGCCAGCAACACCAACTGAAGCTGACTTTTACCAAGGAAGCCAACAATACCTCAGACCCCATCACCTGGACGGTAGTTGCAACGGAGGGTTCTGCTACTGTTGCAAGTGGTAGTTTCAAGATAAAAGACCTCAAGCCTATGGCAGGTGCGGATACCATTGACTTGAAGTTCACACCGGCAGGCGCTGTGCCCTCGACGGCTGTCCTCACATTAGGGCCAGATGTCCGTGGTGATGTCTTGGGGGCAACATCGTCACTTAGCATATCTCAGAAAGATGGTTTCGCATCTGGTTCGTTGATCAAACGCACATTTGATGCCGATGGTAAATTGGTTTTGACCTACTCCAACGGACAAACCGACAAACCATTCCAACTGGCTTTGGCTGAGGTCAGTGATACTCGCGAGCTGGTGCAAGAGGGAGCAAATCAATTCCTGATCAAAAATCAGAACGCGCTCAGTTACCATATTGCTGGAAATGGCAAAGATCGGATAATTGGCGGATCAGTTGAGGTGTCAAATGTTGACCTGTCCCAAGAATTTAGTGACTTGATTCTCAATCAGAGGGGTTACCAGGCATCATCGCAAATGGTAAGTACTGCCAACGAAATGATTCAACAGCTATTCGACATGAAGGGGCATCGTTAA
- a CDS encoding flagellar hook capping FlgD N-terminal domain-containing protein: protein MAINSISNAAANLQGAGLGLQDLLKILLTQLTYQDPLKPMDNQEFVAQIAQFSALESGRQVNERVDQLLSIQSTSQTIGLLGKTIEAQTASGKVVGTVSSLTLVDGKPTMTLNANGQLFTGITFADLLSVR, encoded by the coding sequence ATGGCCATCAACTCCATCAGTAATGCCGCAGCCAACCTTCAGGGGGCCGGCTTGGGTTTGCAAGATCTACTTAAAATCCTGTTAACTCAACTTACATATCAAGATCCCCTCAAGCCCATGGATAATCAGGAGTTCGTTGCCCAAATAGCACAATTCTCCGCACTTGAGTCGGGCCGCCAAGTCAATGAGAGGGTCGATCAACTTCTGAGTATTCAGTCTACGAGTCAGACAATCGGGCTGTTGGGCAAAACCATCGAGGCACAAACGGCATCAGGAAAGGTGGTTGGGACGGTTTCTTCCCTGACACTGGTGGATGGCAAGCCCACCATGACATTGAATGCTAATGGACAGCTTTTTACTGGCATTACATTTGCCGATCTGTTGTCCGTTCGATAG